A region from the Toxotes jaculatrix isolate fToxJac2 chromosome 2, fToxJac2.pri, whole genome shotgun sequence genome encodes:
- the LOC121193906 gene encoding succinate dehydrogenase [ubiquinone] iron-sulfur subunit, mitochondrial, protein MSVACVALSRNVLAIRNSGMMVMVRYAQTAAAPVPEPRIKKFQVYRWDPDTSGDKPRMQTYEVDLNTCGPMVLDALIKIKNEIDPTLTFRRSCREGICGSCAMNINGGNTLACLNKIDTNTSKPTKIYPLPHMYVVKDLVPDMSNFYAQYKSIEPYLKKKDETQEGKEQYFQSVEDRQKLDGLYECILCACCSTSCPSYWWNGDKYLGPAVLMQAYRWMIDSRDEFTEERLSKLQDPFSLYRCHTIMNCTKTCPKGLNPGKAIAEIKKMMATYKEKKAAAS, encoded by the exons ATGTCCGTGGCCTGTGTTGCCCTGAGTCGAAATGTTTTGGCTATTAGGAACTCTGGCATGATGGTG ATGGTGCGGTATGCTCAGACTGCAGCTGCTCCGGTTCCTGAACCCAGAATCAAGAAGTTCCAGGTTTACCGCTGGGACCCCGACACCTCCGGAGACAAACCACGAATGCAGACTTATGAAGTTGATCTTAACAC CTGTGGTCCAATGGTTCTGGATGCACTCATTAAGATCAAGAATGAGATTGACCCCACGCTCACATTCAGACGCTCCTGTCGTGAGG GTATCTGTGGCTCATGTGCCATGAACATCAACGGAGGCAACACGCTGGCATGCCTTAACAAaattgacacaaacacaagcaaaccGACAAAAATCTACCCACTCCCACACATGTATGTGGTCAAAGATCTGGTGCCT GATATGAGCAACTTCTATGCACAGTACAAATCCATCGAGCCATACCTGAAAAAGAAGGATGAAACTCAAGAAGGGAAGGAGCAGTATTTCCAGTCAGTGGAGGACAGGCAAAAACTG GACGGCCTGTATGAGTGCATCCTCTGTGCTTGCTGCAGCACCAGCTGTCCCAGCTACTGGTGGAATGGAGACAAATACCTGGGACCTGCTGTCCTAATGCAG GCTTATCGGTGGATGATTGACTCCCGTGATGAATTCACTGAGGAACGTCTGTCTAAACTTCAGGACCCCTTCTCTCTCTACCGCTGCCACACTATCATGAACTGCACTAAGACTTGCCCCAAG GGACTCAACCCAGGAAAGGCAATCGCAGAGATCAAGAAAATGATGGCGACttacaaagagaagaaagcagCAGCTTCATGA